A section of the Xylanibacillus composti genome encodes:
- a CDS encoding DUF3055 domain-containing protein, whose translation MAEDFDFLSDSNEETTTRYVCFIGPSMHRFDLAITTTNRFYGKKLVTDLQSGVTAIIGPDDLDEEGYLEHVFRLNEEQAEDLHSFLLQVVGAIHFSDT comes from the coding sequence TTGGCCGAGGACTTTGATTTTTTGTCAGACAGCAATGAAGAAACAACAACGCGATATGTTTGTTTTATAGGTCCTTCCATGCATCGATTCGATTTGGCCATTACGACCACGAACCGATTTTACGGGAAGAAGCTGGTGACCGATCTGCAATCCGGCGTCACCGCCATTATTGGACCGGATGATTTGGACGAAGAAGGCTATTTGGAGCATGTCTTCCGCTTGAATGAAGAACAAGCCGAAGACCTGCACAGCTTCCTGCTTCAAGTAGTTGGCGCGATACACTTCTCGGATACCTGA
- a CDS encoding HRDC domain-containing protein translates to MNILFMNSLQREEGQDILCTARICVGMDEDHWRIVWTEDRMDHPSKQEDWYEGPEQEEMKAILQYRLAGKMGEGFLPVVEGLLEESVPVSNRASLSQMLVFYAERYPNKALFDRLRAWRREKAGQLGRAPFVVATNKLLHLLAVFVPHNKEEMLQIPGFGEYKWNLYGEELAALLTKESRHHSFPLQWVAQQMDHRELFVWMCRQHEHKHKNMLARHQHRKKLLAHASRKSTMDELEKELSLPKREVILLMEKLEEEGYDLSVLTASCAEEIPQQFRDSAMQAFRDQDTRFLKPVLHKLYTEEELQGQDIQQLYDWLRIVRMEVRKESSKASS, encoded by the coding sequence ATGAATATTTTATTCATGAACAGCTTGCAAAGAGAGGAGGGGCAGGACATCCTATGCACGGCGCGTATCTGCGTCGGAATGGACGAGGATCATTGGAGAATCGTCTGGACGGAAGATCGGATGGATCATCCGTCCAAGCAGGAGGACTGGTATGAAGGGCCGGAGCAGGAAGAGATGAAGGCGATTCTTCAATATCGTCTGGCCGGCAAGATGGGAGAAGGGTTTTTGCCAGTGGTGGAAGGACTGCTCGAAGAATCCGTGCCGGTCAGCAATCGAGCCTCCTTGTCGCAGATGCTTGTTTTTTATGCGGAGCGCTATCCGAACAAAGCTTTGTTTGACAGGCTGCGTGCTTGGAGAAGAGAGAAGGCCGGACAGCTGGGCAGAGCGCCATTCGTGGTTGCGACGAACAAGCTGCTGCACCTGCTCGCGGTTTTTGTTCCGCACAACAAGGAAGAGATGCTGCAAATTCCGGGATTCGGGGAGTACAAATGGAATCTGTATGGGGAGGAGCTGGCCGCTCTGCTCACGAAGGAATCTCGCCATCATTCCTTTCCGTTGCAGTGGGTAGCACAGCAGATGGATCATCGCGAGCTGTTCGTTTGGATGTGCCGGCAGCATGAGCATAAGCACAAAAATATGCTGGCTCGACACCAGCATCGTAAAAAGCTGCTCGCACACGCTTCGCGCAAAAGCACGATGGACGAACTGGAGAAGGAACTGTCCTTGCCCAAGCGCGAGGTCATTCTGCTGATGGAGAAGCTTGAAGAAGAAGGATATGACTTGTCCGTCCTGACAGCGAGCTGTGCTGAAGAAATACCGCAGCAGTTCAGGGACAGCGCCATGCAGGCCTTTCGCGATCAGGATACCCGGTTCCTGAAGCCAGTCCTGCACAAGTTGTATACAGAAGAAGAATTGCAGGGTCAAGATATTCAGCAGCTTTATGATTGGCTCCGTATCGTGCGGATGGAGGTGCGCAAGGAATCTAGTAAAGCTTCGAGCTGA
- a CDS encoding 5'-3' exonuclease gives MNETTENKQHLLIVDSFALLFRGFFAMAMSGNYMRNSSGLYTNGLYQFTKYMLHAIDTFKATHVACAFDMGAKTFRNERYPDYKANRAAPPEELVPQFDQLWELVEAFSIPCVGKAGYEADDVIGSLAKRYAAEGIQVTILTGDGDSLQLIQEDVQVAMMKKGFGNYEVIGLHNLQELKGIAHPSQVIEMKALMGDASDNIPGCPNVGPKTAQKLIAEFGSVEGVFANIGQIKGKLKDRLIENRELIHLSHELATIQVDVEIDCSLSACEYKIDVPKLLAKLEELEFKSFIRQFAAG, from the coding sequence ACCTGCTTATCGTAGACAGCTTTGCCTTATTGTTCCGCGGTTTTTTTGCAATGGCAATGAGCGGCAACTATATGCGCAATTCCTCGGGATTGTACACGAATGGCCTCTATCAGTTCACGAAATATATGCTGCATGCAATTGACACCTTTAAGGCGACCCATGTCGCCTGCGCATTTGACATGGGCGCCAAGACTTTTCGCAATGAGCGTTATCCGGACTATAAGGCGAATCGTGCGGCTCCGCCCGAAGAGCTTGTCCCGCAGTTCGACCAATTGTGGGAGCTTGTCGAAGCTTTCAGTATTCCATGTGTAGGGAAAGCAGGATATGAGGCGGACGACGTGATTGGTTCGCTGGCGAAGCGCTACGCTGCTGAAGGGATACAGGTTACGATTCTGACTGGAGATGGCGACTCTCTGCAGCTGATACAAGAAGATGTCCAGGTGGCGATGATGAAAAAAGGCTTCGGCAATTATGAGGTGATTGGCCTGCATAATTTGCAGGAGCTTAAAGGAATTGCCCATCCGTCCCAAGTGATCGAAATGAAGGCGCTTATGGGCGACGCGTCCGACAATATTCCGGGATGCCCGAATGTAGGACCGAAGACGGCGCAGAAGCTGATCGCCGAATTCGGGTCGGTAGAAGGGGTATTTGCGAATATCGGTCAAATAAAAGGCAAGCTGAAGGATCGGCTCATCGAAAATCGCGAACTGATCCACTTGTCCCACGAGTTGGCTACGATTCAAGTCGATGTAGAGATCGACTGTTCGTTATCCGCTTGCGAATACAAGATCGATGTGCCCAAGCTTCTCGCCAAGCTGGAAGAGTTGGAATTCAAATCGTTCATTCGTCAATTCGCTGCGGGATAA